A window of the Miscanthus floridulus cultivar M001 chromosome 14, ASM1932011v1, whole genome shotgun sequence genome harbors these coding sequences:
- the LOC136503533 gene encoding uncharacterized acetyltransferase At3g50280-like translates to MVNGTGRRRVQVISRRVVHADPPPAPSSVPRTIHLTPWDLRMLSLDYIQKGVLLPKPEPDRRVQPAELVDHLASAFARALGRFHPFAGRLAADERADDGTVTVSLRCTGEGAEFVHAAAPGVTAADIAGALYIPRDLVASLFPLNGIASADAASSSVDDGEDSDSRRRARAPLLAAQVTELADAVFVAVSLNHAVGDGTTFWHFVNTWSDLSRSGGGAGATTTSAHPLPVLERWFLDTCPVPVPLPFAKLEHAIRGYDRATTLHECFFHFSAESVRKLKAAANAEVRSGEGADDAATVTTISSLQALLAHLWRAVSRARHLDPSQETAYVLLIGCRGRVKGIPPVGYVGNAVVPCKVTSTAGEIQAKGLGWTAGQLNRAVASFDEAALVRESVKCWVRAPRLAYNTDMLSVAAVGTGSSPRFDVYGNDFGWGKPPLTVRSGPGNKLDGKTSVFEGRGGGGAVALEVCLAPATLARLVADAEFMDAVTVP, encoded by the coding sequence ATGGTGAATGGCACCGGCCGCCGCCGCGTCCAGGTCATCTCGCGGCGCGTGGTTCACGCCGACCCGCCGCCGGCCCCGTCGTCGGTGCCGAGGACCATCCACCTGACGCCCTGGGACCTCCGGATGCTGAGCCTCGATTACATCCAGAAGGGCGTCCTCCTGCCCAAGCCCGAGCCCGACCGCCGCGTCCAACCGGCCGAACTCGTCGACCACCTCGCGTCGGCGTTCGCCCGCGCGCTCGGCCGCTTCCACCCGTTCGCCGGCCGCCTGGCCGCCGACGAACGCGCGGACGACGGGACCGTCACCGTGTCGCTGCGGTGCACGGGCGAGGGCGCCGAGTTCGTCCACGCGGCGGCGCCCGGCGTCACGGCCGCCGACATCGCCGGCGCGCTGTACATTCCCCGCGACCTCGTGGCGTCGCTGTTCCCGCTCAACGGGATCGCCAGCGCCGATGCCGCGTCGTCATCCGTGGACGACGGGGAGGACTCAGACTCCCGACGACGGGCCCGGGCGCCGCTGCTGGCCGCGCAGGTCACCGAGCTGGCCGACGCCGTGTTCGTCGCGGTGTCGCTCAACCACGCCGTAGGCGACGGCACCACGTTCTGGCACTTCGTCAACACGTGGTCGGACTTGAgccggagcggcggcggcgctggcgctaCGACTACGAGCGCACACCCGCTGCCGGTGCTCGAGCGCTGGTTCCTCGACACCTGCCCCGTGCCGGTGCCCCTGCCGTTCGCCAAGCTCGAGCACGCCATCCGGGGATACGATCGCGCAACGACGTTGCACGAGTGCTTCTTCCATTTCTCCGCAGAGAGCGTGAGGAAGCTCAAGGCCGCGGCGAACGCCGAGGTGCGCTCCGGCGAAGGTGCGGACGACGCGGCCACAGTCACCACCATCTCCTCCCTGCAGGCGCTGCTCGCGCACCTCTGGCGGGCGGTGTCACGAGCCCGGCACCTAGACCCGTCGCAGGAGACTGCGTACGTGCTCCTCATCGGCTGCCGAGGCCGGGTGAAGGGCATCCCGCCGGTGGGGTACGTCGGCAACGCGGTGGTGCCCTGCAAGGTGACGTCGACCGCCGGCGAGATCCAGGCGAAGGGGCTGGGCTGGACCGCGGGGCAGCTGAACCGCGCCGTGGCGTCGTTCGACGAGGCGGCCCTGGTCAGGGAGTCGGTCAAGTGCTGGGTGCGAGCGCCGCGGCTGGCGTACAACACGGACATGCTGAGCGTGGCGGCCGTCGGCACCGGGAGCTCGCCGCGGTTCGACGTGTACGGCAACGACTTCGGCTGGGGGAAACCGCCGCTCACCGTGCGCAGCGGCCCCGGGAACAAACTGGACGGCAAGACCTCCGTCTTCGAGGgccgtggcggtggcggcgcagtGGCGCTGGAAGTGTGCCTCGCTCCCGCCACGCTTGCGAGGCTCGTCGCCGACGCCGAGTTCATGGACGCGGTCACCGTGCCGTGA